Proteins encoded within one genomic window of Streptomyces sp. NBC_00523:
- a CDS encoding sugar O-acetyltransferase: MTDYFAGDPRTNHERMLAGDLYIADDPQIVEAQKRAVQLAARYLAAYTEDPDAAQPVVAELLGGLGTGAHIRPPLYVDYGSYITVGEDTFINYNLTALDVAPITIGRDCQIGPNVQLLTPTHPVEPEPRRDKLEAARPITIGDNVWLGGGAIVLAGVTIGDNSVIGAGAVVTKDIPANVVAVGNPARVIRSI; this comes from the coding sequence ATGACGGACTACTTCGCGGGCGATCCGCGCACGAACCACGAGCGGATGCTCGCCGGAGACCTGTACATCGCGGACGACCCGCAGATCGTCGAGGCCCAGAAGCGGGCCGTGCAGCTGGCCGCCCGCTATCTCGCCGCGTACACCGAAGACCCGGACGCGGCGCAGCCGGTCGTCGCCGAACTCCTCGGCGGGCTGGGCACGGGGGCGCACATCCGGCCGCCGCTGTACGTCGACTACGGCTCGTACATCACGGTCGGCGAGGACACGTTCATCAACTACAACCTCACCGCGCTGGACGTCGCGCCGATCACCATCGGCCGCGACTGCCAGATCGGGCCGAACGTCCAGCTGCTCACGCCGACGCATCCGGTGGAGCCGGAGCCGCGCCGGGACAAGCTGGAGGCGGCGCGGCCCATCACGATCGGCGACAATGTCTGGCTCGGCGGCGGGGCGATCGTGCTGGCCGGGGTGACCATCGGGGACAACAGCGTCATCGGCGCGGGTGCCGTCGTCACCAAGGACATCCCCGCCAACGTGGTCGCCGTGGGCAATCCGGCCCGGGTGATCCGTTCGATCTAG
- a CDS encoding MFS transporter, whose amino-acid sequence MTRPRCMDAATRRWRAALFLFMLAAGTGMASWVARTPAVRDGLDVSTGAMGLVLFGLSTGSMAGVMASGPLVRRHGGRTTILGGVALIVAGMLVVAAGTALSLAPVVFAGLALFGGGMGMSEVAFNIEGAAVESAIGRPVLPVLHGCFSLGTVVGALLGMALTAAAFPVGWHLTLVAGLIAAAGTRSVLAIPPGTGKDDAPAADSGKGGLRGQLHVWRDRQLVLIGVIVLAMAFAEGAANDWLPLLMVDGYDVSPTAGSLTFLVFAASMTLGRLAGGPFLERFGRALVVRISGLTAALGLAVVIVAPSPLMAGAATVLWGLGASLGFPVTVSAAGDHPTDAAARVAAVSTAGYGAFLVGPPALGFLADHIGLRLTMTVVLALVAVAALLAGALGPGRASDAAGTEAAPVAP is encoded by the coding sequence CTGACGAGGCCCCGTTGTATGGATGCCGCCACACGCCGCTGGCGTGCCGCACTGTTCCTCTTCATGCTCGCCGCCGGTACCGGCATGGCCTCCTGGGTCGCGCGCACCCCGGCCGTCCGGGACGGGCTCGACGTGTCCACCGGCGCGATGGGCCTGGTGCTGTTCGGGCTCTCCACCGGTTCCATGGCCGGTGTCATGGCGTCCGGGCCGCTGGTGCGGCGCCACGGGGGCCGGACGACGATCCTCGGCGGGGTCGCCCTGATCGTCGCCGGGATGCTGGTCGTCGCGGCCGGCACCGCCCTCTCGCTCGCCCCCGTGGTCTTCGCGGGACTGGCCCTGTTCGGCGGCGGGATGGGGATGAGCGAGGTGGCGTTCAACATCGAGGGCGCCGCCGTCGAGAGCGCCATCGGCCGGCCCGTCCTGCCGGTGCTGCACGGCTGCTTCAGCCTGGGCACCGTCGTCGGGGCGCTCCTCGGCATGGCGTTGACGGCAGCGGCGTTCCCCGTCGGCTGGCATCTGACACTCGTCGCGGGGCTGATAGCCGCGGCCGGTACGCGGTCGGTCCTCGCCATTCCGCCCGGCACCGGCAAGGACGACGCGCCCGCCGCCGACTCCGGGAAGGGCGGCCTGCGCGGACAGCTGCACGTATGGCGCGACCGGCAGCTCGTCCTCATCGGCGTGATCGTGCTGGCGATGGCCTTCGCGGAGGGCGCGGCCAACGACTGGCTGCCGCTGCTCATGGTCGACGGGTACGACGTGAGCCCCACGGCGGGCTCGCTGACCTTCCTGGTCTTCGCCGCCTCCATGACCCTGGGCCGGCTCGCCGGCGGCCCCTTCCTGGAGCGGTTCGGCCGGGCGCTGGTCGTCCGGATCAGCGGCCTGACCGCCGCACTGGGCCTGGCGGTGGTCATCGTCGCCCCGAGCCCCCTGATGGCGGGCGCCGCCACGGTGCTGTGGGGGCTCGGCGCCTCGCTCGGCTTCCCGGTCACGGTGTCCGCCGCGGGCGACCATCCGACGGACGCCGCCGCACGGGTGGCCGCGGTCTCCACGGCGGGCTACGGCGCCTTCCTGGTCGGCCCGCCCGCCCTCGGCTTCCTCGCCGACCACATCGGCCTGCGCCTCACGATGACCGTGGTCCTCGCGCTGGTGGCCGTGGCGGCGCTGCTGGCCGGGGCGCTGGGCCCAGGCCGCGCGAGCGACGCGGCCGGGA